Below is a genomic region from Amyelois transitella isolate CPQ chromosome Z, ilAmyTran1.1, whole genome shotgun sequence.
tattatatgcatattttttttttgttttaaagataGTTTTGgtgtttgtgtgtgtgagtTCACTGAAAGAGAATATTAAGAAGGTtgattacataattaaaatgttcattttaaatttatcatcatttcagtaataaagtaaacaatcaatatttttttccttcaaATTAAAAGAGCTACTAACATTCCAACGAATTatctttacttatattataaagctgatgagtttgtttgtttaaacgcgctaatctcaggaactacatcCTTCTTACTTACGGATgtaagggcttcaatgatgcccaaaataactattccacgcgtacgaagtcgcgggtacagctagtctATGATAAATCATTAATGTGTGGTGACTGCAAGAGCCCATACAGGCAGGAATATAATTGGTGTTATctgtgatttttaatttttaatgcataGTAGTGGGGAGGATGTTCCAAGTACCTACTTGGTACCTACCGATACCGCTGCTTAACATCCATGGATACTAGTCAGTAAATATACGCCTCGGTGTCATCTCTAATTTAGCTAAGTTGttctcattaaaatttattgtttgcaGGAGGATTCTCGATGGGGGGCTCCTTGACATTTCACACAGCTTACAGATGGGATCGCAATTTGGCTGCTGCATTTGTATTCAGCTCATTTCTTAATGAAAAATCTTTGGTGTTTGATGATTTGAAGAACTCACCTAGTGGGTCATGTCAGTATAGTTCTACTTTccgtaaaaaattatttactgaaTCCTTGCTTGGATTTCCATATAAATGGATGTCTATATTATGATCTAATCTACATAAGATTAAGATTAGAAGTAATTATATCAGGTTATTAGAATCCATAGGACTAAGATTTTTCCGACGCTGCACTGATTAATATAGACCATGGTCATCATATATTCCAAATACTtagtttttattgattaatttcTTTACAGTGCCACCCTTTCTGCAATTACACGGCGATAGCGACGAAATGGTTTATTTGAAATGGGGTCAGCAGACTTACAACCAATTGAAGGAGCTTGGTGTCAAAGGAGAGTTTGTTATCCTCGAAAGGCTAGGCCACTCTATAAATAAACGGGGAATGGCAAGAATCAAggattttattgataaatatttacctgAAAATGAATAGCAACAAGATGGTTGAATGAATAGCAACTAGGTAGgtagttattaaaatgtttatagcaAGCTATATATATGTGCAATCTGATAAGAGAAATGAAATGcagaataaaatgttttattatacttttagtatttgtatttttaaatttagaacttAGCTGTGCAGGTTATAACTAAGTTTCTGCAATTGGTCCACTATTTCGCAGTCCTTTTTGCGTTGACAGGCTACCTATTCCTTTCTGTGTAAGAATTCTCAGTCAGAATTTCACATACATCCCGATCGAGCCTGGGACTTGATGTGTGGGAATCTTTACGTGGTAGTGGTGACAGACTTCTTTAGTGCATATTATCTGTCCTGTCCGCGCGACTTTTCTACAATACATTTAGCGAAGAGTCCTGGGGTTTTGACCTTGGACCTTCCAAATTTTGTATCAATTCAAATATAACTAAGACCATTtctaaataatacaggtattaaacgcgcacttAACCTAGGTCATAGGTAAGTAGGCTAAACAAAGCGAAACATTGTGGAAACAAAAGCATTTTGCAGCTGTAAAGAAACGTCAGACTACTAAGTTGACCACAGCGAAACATCTTCTGGACACAGGGGAAAATCACTGGATACAATTTCATCGCACGCAGATAGTGTCTAACGAACGACATTATTATCCGAAGCTAATTCGTGAAGCAgatgtaattaaaaacattcgAACAATTTAAACAGGGACAATGGTCTTAAGTTATCCTGAGCGTGGAATCCAGTGATTACAAGAACGTAACCCCATTCTGCAAAGTCTGTTCATATTCACCTTAAAACGGATGTGTTCCAGAATACGGACTCTGTTAGTGTGTATTGTGACGGTAGTTGGCGTGTTGACAACTTGGCGGTAGAAGAACAGTCTGCCGTGCAGATGGAGTAACAGCCCGCTGGTTTTCCGTCGCTCGGCTACAggtcattgtaacatgattcaaaacgttcgaaataaaataaaggtacgttacgtgaaCGTATTACTATTACTAAGGCCGCCCGGCCGTATGGCTGTACAGACAGGTCGAACGTAACTTGCCCCTTATGCTTTTAcgaaattataaaactagaTCAGGTAGTACGTAACagggataaaaatattacgcCGTTGATAATTATATATCTGTGCTGTTGATTAccaatgtaataataataattagacGTGTCTGAGatgtaagttaaaattatcaaCTGAACAAGTAtaatttgctttatttttaattttacattgtcTAAGGATATTCCAGTATTTAAGGCAAGCAAAAATACCACGACTGCTTTgcgagtattttttttatacagttGCTTTTTGACTTCGAACTATTTTTATGTTACGAGTAACATGACACAATTATATATGTCCTATTCTGTAATTGACATTTGtcatagaaatttaaaatgaacgCAAATAATTTAGTCTCGGTCCTAGGTATCTACCTATTAGATCAAGATTAAATccaataaatctattgatcaatatttgaagaaaaaatggGACCAAAGAAGACTGCAACTACAGATGAAAACTTCTGGAGGACTTGTATAGAGAACACATCGTTAAATGATGACAACTGGAAGGCGATCGTGTTGGTGATTGAGTCTGCCGGGAGCGACCAGGATCgcatctatttaaataaatttgaaaattatgctgccgaagaaaaaagatttgttataaaaaatatttgtaaaactgAAACAATATTCATGATAAATCAACTAGGAGgcgaaaaaaaagttaaagacGATAATCTTCGTGTTTTTGAAGAAGGGCAGTCATATCTTAAAGACAAGAAAGAAATTCCTCCAGAGATTCaagctttaataataaaacacttgATCTTAAAAATGAAAGAAGAATACCTTTTTATAAAACGTCAACGACTGGAGGTTAAAGTAGGAATGAGGAGAGAATCCGAAACTATGATCGATAGAACTGAGGTTCGTGGCACGGTCAATGTTCCTCCACCGGAACCAGCGGAACCCCCGCCACCACCTTCAAAAGGgaagaaaaatcaaaagcaGGAACCTGTCGAGCTACCACCGGAGCCCGCTGAaggaaagaaatataacacaaTGCTAAGAGTTAGAGGAGAAGAATGGAGGGATAAAGTTTATGTCGATGACTACCCTACTGATGGTCCTAATTTATATATCGCTGTAACTGGATTTATGGAACCAAGTCTAGCTGGGTGTCTCATCAAAATTGGAGTTCCATTAACTGCTATAGTTCAGGTAAGAATTGATCCAGCAACAATACGGATCCCTTCCAGTTTGTTGAGACCTACTAAAAGAGGTCAAAGTCAAACAGAAATGCTAGCAGAGCAGTCTTTAAAATTCTGGGAAGACTTGCAACAATTGCGAATTCATAAGGACTCTGCGGATGACTATAAAAAAACAgcttttattgtatttacgCCTCCATACTCAGATACAGATAATTTATGTGGTAATCCTGAAGTAGTTTACGACGAACTGTGTTATTTAATGTATGATATTCAAGATTTAACAAGACAACATTTACATTATCTTGATAATATGGACATAATTAAGATAGCATCTGAAGAGACCGCAAATAAAGAACGTTATTTTAGCTACTACGATCAATTGTTGATGGATGTACCTTTAGAATGTGTTACAGTTTATTCCCTATTAGATACTGTCCTTCGCACTGTATGTCAAATGGAAAACATGGAAGAAAAAAGTACAATCACATCGTTGTCTACCGCATTGACGTTAAATCAGATTCGTAAAAGCGGAGAagattataaaatagaaagaGCTGAAAATTTAGTGCAAGATGTGTTCACTAAACTTTGTATTACTGAAGCtgacaaaaaaatgtatagaTCCACTTATGGTGAAGAATACGAGGAACATAAAGACCCtgtagttattaattttggaGATTTCGCAAAAAATAGTACATTCCATTTGGGTAATATAAATTTGGACAATATTGTTTGGCATACGTTACTTGGGATGCCTATAAACAATTTGTGGGCAAGTCAACCTAAACTCACGGAAGAGCAAGAAGCTAAATcaaactttcacattaatGTATTACTATCTTGTTTTGAGAGACCGGACGTAGAAAATACAGAACTCAACAGACTGATTCATATTTTGGCTTGTCGTAAACTATATAACAATAGAAGTTCATTGAAAAAGCATCACTTGCCTTCTTCGACGatattagattttaaaaaagtatatttaaaaagaagcgTGCTCGCTGAACCTCTACAGACACGTTCATCCTTAATGCGTACCTCGAGTACAGCATCACCGTCTTTTCCACCCATGACCAAAAGTGAGGACGCTTCAAATAATATCAACAGTTACGAAATCGAGGATCGCCgcattaaatttctttttgaatGTCCCGATTTAAGCGAATTAGTCACAGCCAGTGAAATTGCCGATGGAAAATTTATCGATCATATGATTGATGATTATGAGTTTTTTGATGAATTTACAGGAGTAAGTGCTTTTCAAATAATACTTGATGCTTTTAACACTTTTAACTGTGTAGATTACAAATATTGTGAAGTCACAGATAGTATTGTGTTGATGTTCTACAATAGTTGCGATAACGATGGAATTGCACGTGAAGAGTGGCGCTGTCACTTGCCAACTCCACTTTGTCTCCaagatttttttgattttgtattAGAAGAACATTACGATTGGATTCAAAAAGAAGAGAGGATCTATGATGAGAAGATGGCAGTAATAGCACAGTCTGAAAACATAGAATTGATTGACCCTAAAGCTGCGAAATCAtgtattgaaaatactgatattgAAATGGAGCTACTTATGGAAGGCTCCCTTAAATATCAAGCAATAGCTGAAATTGAAGAATCTAGCCCGGAATTCACCGAATCAAAAATAACGTCTAAAAAGACAACAGCTTCACCGTCAACTACAGATATGTCCAGAAGTGCTAAAAAGGCGAAACCGACAGCTTCCACGCCTCGTAATATAATACCACAAACCCCATCCGGGCCGCCCAGAAAACCATTTTCAGGTTATGATTTAAGCGACAGAAGAGTCGAAGTATTCGGAAAAGACGTGACATACTTCTCGAAAGACGGGACTCGCGTCTCTAGTTTTTATACtcttattatacctataaacGTTGAGAGTATTCTTCTGAGCGTAAAGCCAGGTAAAGGACAGAATGAATTTTGGTTTCATCGAGCATTAGGTGAAAATATAACACCAGATATTATTGATACATGTGAATCATTTCGAATAACTAGCAAAGACAGAGTTTTGATTAATATTAGAAAGCAAACTTACTCTATACCGTTACCAATTGCAACATCTTCATCTGTTTTAGAAAAAGGTCGAAAAGAAATGAAATCTTCAGACAAACTTATCAGTACTCTTCAATTATTTGAAACTCGacattatcataatttttttataacttggCCCAATGGTCTTATAACAGAAAGTGTATATGAAGAAAATTCTCCAAATTTATCCCATATAAAACAATACCATGTCACTAAAATCTCAAATCTACAAGAAGATATGCGATGCATAAGTCTGAATGgagaagttattatttttaaaacatcgGGTATTATTGAAGTTCTTCGTCCAGATAGCtcctatataaaaataactaaatgtGAGAAAAAACTTATACAACCAGAAGGCTTTGAAGATATTCCCAGTGAAACTAGTTCCGATAAGAGTAAAAAAGGCAAAGGCAAGGAAAAGCTGAAACCAAAATCTAGCAAAACTTCGTCGAAATCTTCAAAAAATGCGTTGCAGGACGAAGATAAAATATCTGATTTGAAACAGCCTGAATATCAGTTGGTAATTGATGAATTTGAATGCATAGAGACTAATGGCCTCAGACAAAAATGGATCAAAGAAATACCCACAGATATAGAAAAATTGTTAATCCGAACAGCGACAGAATTCAATTTAAGAGAAGTGTTTTCAAAAAGAATGGATGGgactaatattttgttaaataaagaTGGAGTACAAGTAGTAACTTTCCCTGATAAAACCAGAATTATTACTACTTATGTAATAGAAGATGAAGAAATTTATCCAGAGTGGACAGACGAAGAACgtgaatattttgatatgTATGAATCTGATACACAGGAGACTGACACAAAGTCCAAAGTATCTGTATCACAAAAAAGCAGCGTCAGTGGCATGAGTTACCAATCAAAGAAAGTgatagaagaagaagaaattaaaGAATATGTGCGAACGGATGGATACATATCTGTTCAAATAACTTTCAACATTGAACATGCAAATTTTGCTACGGTTGCTGTGAACAAATTGAATGGAAAAATAAGTATCGATTCGCCAAATGGAACATGTGTGGTTGTAGATGAGCATAATAATTATGACATTAGTCTCGATGAATCCACCTCAGCTTCATTTGATGGAGAAAATTTGATAATACAGCAAGAAACTTGCCCTGATTGCCAGTCGAATATTACttgtaaagttaaaataaaatcagatgACGAAAGCAGCGTTACTAAAGTACatcaacattggttgacaATGAAGGACTCCTTTAGTAACAAAATTGTTGTTAATGAAGAGGGTAATATTAGCAGAAGTAGAAGTGAAAGTAAGGATAGTTTGGAAGTTATTGAAGACGAAGTAGTAAATGGTTCAAAAATGGCACATAGTTTCAATGACAAGTCAGAGGTGTCTATGATAGCTCATGGGAAATGCAACGATATGTATAGTGCAAGGTCTATCAAGTTTTTCGTTCTTCGACggtaagatttaaaattacctacttgaatctatttagttttaaacctCGCAGTGTATGAACATCCTTCTAGCGTTCTGCTCACCTCTCTGGGGCTCTGGGTCAGGTTTCAGAGAGCGTAGGGTCGAGCGGTaagaacgtggccattcagtattttcaagactattaactctgtctatccaGCAGGGAAtacagatgtgattatatgtaatatttaaacttttgcgCATAACTCATAAATTTGTCATTGGTGCAAAGCCGCAATGGAACGCATACGCTCGATTTCGAGAAGCCTTTTAACTTGACTATTCGTCCACCGACGCATTAATGTATGTAGAACCCACGTTAAATGTACTCTCAATGTTCCCTAGTCGCTCAGGCGTTGGTTCTAATGGACCGTGACTAAAACGGATTAACATGCGCTCCATGCAAGTTGCGCTTTGGTATATTGTGATGATGTGAATCCCAGATAGGTAAAATTCTATTAAATGCAGTACAGTCTACAATTTCTGAGTGTGTAACGTGTTCTAAACACAGAGATTGCCATTGCCACTGACTATAGGTTTTGCTCGTATAGAATCGTTATTCCAATTCTGTAATGATAATTTAGTCACCGACACAACGATTAAGGATAATTAAGAACAGTGTAGTCTGTACTTAGCCACTGAAGAAACGTGTTAAAACATcactatgtaggtactatgaGTGTAGATGATAGAGATCCCTGTGGGTGAGAGTTGATTTACTTAATATACTGCTTATTTTAGGGATTTAGGATGCTCAGAACTGGTGCACAGACGACTATTAGAAGAATACAAGCAACTTTGTCGTTGGCTGCCGTGGTGCTCAGTAAATAATTACGACACCTTTGGTGGCAACAGAAGCATAGTTTCAATATTGACTCCGATACACCTTACCGAAACAGAggtctgtttgtttgaaactacagattttaattaaaagttgttCACCACGAATGCTAATGAACCACAATATGGTATCCCATAGTTGACAACTTCTACTTTTACACGACAATTGTATTAGCGTTTcttaaatacctataatatttcatcaaatcaTCGGTACGAGAGTCATCCCGTACAGTCAGCAGCATATCAACCTATCCAAATTCCATGCAGGGTTATTTAATATACAGTAACAGTCATACATAACATCATCATACTAGTCATTAAGGATGCGCATTTTAGTCATTAAGGATGCGCATTCAACTCTTAAGCGGAGCCCGAGGTCAGCCTGTAATCACGATAAAGATTGagtaaatcaggtttttaaacgaagtttttttaacgtgtggaaagaccttcgtctacccggccggCGGCGTatgtggaggtcagacgtgTCCTCTCTCACCCTTTCCGCCGCCTCTTTGCGGAGCATGACGCTCTCCGCAAAGGTCTGCACTGCTGTCCACGACCTCTTGCTGTCGACCTTCTGTCTCACGACAGCCGGTAGAAAGAGTACCTCCGCTACCTGAGGATTGAGGACCTCCTTTAATTTGGACGCCAGGAGGTTAGCCTAGTGTAGTTGTATCCTTATAACCGCAATTTCTAAAATGAGGGCACCGGATGCcgcctttttaaattttaccccGGATATACCCAGGGCGCTGAGGTCCACCTTATCCATGGCCAGATTCATGATCTGACCATAGGTCGCTCCCCGCTTTTCCGCGTCCGGCTGCATCCTCATCACAACCGCAGCCGCTCGCGAAGGGCGGTTGTGGGTGGACCATCACTTTATTGGTCGCAGCCTGGTCACCACGGGGCAACGGCAGCGGCGGGCTTCCTCCTGACGCCCTTCTTCAGCACCTTCTTCCAGGGCACTTCACTTGGCCCAAAAGCTGGTTGCAGAACGGGTGGCCGTGACGCCGGCGCAGCCGTTACAGTCGCATAGGACGGCGAATTGGCAACCGAGGTGGAGGCGCCGCCGATGTCAATGGTACCGGGTCAGGTTCAGCCGCTGGTGGGGCGGAGTTTTTTGCCCTTTCCCTTCCTACCCCGTTTGCCTTTGCCCTTTTTGGGCTTGGGTTCAGGGGCCGGTTGGGGGGGGCGATTTCCGCCATATGGCCGCACGGCTTACCGGTGCCCGTGCCGGCACCTCCTCCTCATTGGTGTATGACGCCGACAGCATGTCGGCCAGCCTCTCATTTCCGCCGTCCCTTTCGCCGGCAAACGGCGTTTGTCAGCCGCCAGTGCAGGCCGCAAGGTTTTCTCCGGCAGGAGACCGGGCCGCAATGTCTCgaattacttttatattcGTTGCGGCCTGGTCCCCAAGGGCACTCAGATAGGTGCCCTTGTCTGCGGGCGATGCCGTCTGAATCGCCTGCAGCGTCTCCGCCTTTTTGGCCATCTTGGCCACGGACTTCTCGGCCTCGTCGCGCTTTGCCGCTACCAGCTCCCGACGGGCGTCAGCGGACAAAGTCGACTTCAGCCGACCTTTTTTGGCCGCTATCGCCTTCATACGAGTAGCAGGCGTCTTGGGCGCCTCTGTACTGGCACCATCCTCACCCTCACGGCCCCTTTTAGGAGCCCGCTGCCAGGGTTGCTCCTCCAACAATCCTTCCACGCTCACCCATTCCCCTTCGGAGAGTGAGCCAGCCTCTGGCTGCGACGTCAAAATTGAGCGACTTGGCACCCTATGTCGGTTCTTGGCCGCGCGAAGAGTTGCGCCACATCCACTCGTCTGGATGCAGACAAGAGGGAGCGGCGCCCAACACGCGAAGATCCGGAAATAGACCCCGCCCACCAACATCCCCCCGCATTTGCGGGACTATGGCCAACAACAAACAAGATCCCGTCAATCGGGGAGTTATTTGCTGTCACCCGGGGTGCACCGTCCCGTGTCCCTTGTCAGCCCACCACTGTTACCGGATTCATTTGAATCAAGGAACAGAAGCTAAGCCTTCAAGAGACAGGGCACTCGAGGAGGTTTCTTATCACTGCAATCATTACGAAGAACTTACATAAAACCCATTGGATCATAATTATACATTCAGTTGCCATAATATGCAGGCTTCCTTACgttattttccctcaccagCTAGCAAATACTTAACTCATCAAAAC
It encodes:
- the LOC106133873 gene encoding lysophospholipase-like protein 1 isoform X2 produces the protein MKEWVSIMSKNFTFPHIKVMYPTAPLQPYTPAGGHMSNVWFDRADINPNVPEKVESLAKIETEVKKLIKLENDAGIPSNRIIVGGFSMGGSLTFHTAYRWDRNLAAAFVFSSFLNEKSLVFDDLKNSPSGSLPPFLQLHGDSDEMVYLKWGQQTYNQLKELGVKGEFVILERLGHSINKRGMARIKDFIDKYLPENE
- the LOC106133899 gene encoding uncharacterized protein LOC106133899, which translates into the protein MGPKKTATTDENFWRTCIENTSLNDDNWKAIVLVIESAGSDQDRIYLNKFENYAAEEKRFVIKNICKTETIFMINQLGGEKKVKDDNLRVFEEGQSYLKDKKEIPPEIQALIIKHLILKMKEEYLFIKRQRLEVKVGMRRESETMIDRTEVRGTVNVPPPEPAEPPPPPSKGKKNQKQEPVELPPEPAEGKKYNTMLRVRGEEWRDKVYVDDYPTDGPNLYIAVTGFMEPSLAGCLIKIGVPLTAIVQVRIDPATIRIPSSLLRPTKRGQSQTEMLAEQSLKFWEDLQQLRIHKDSADDYKKTAFIVFTPPYSDTDNLCGNPEVVYDELCYLMYDIQDLTRQHLHYLDNMDIIKIASEETANKERYFSYYDQLLMDVPLECVTVYSLLDTVLRTVCQMENMEEKSTITSLSTALTLNQIRKSGEDYKIERAENLVQDVFTKLCITEADKKMYRSTYGEEYEEHKDPVVINFGDFAKNSTFHLGNINLDNIVWHTLLGMPINNLWASQPKLTEEQEAKSNFHINVLLSCFERPDVENTELNRLIHILACRKLYNNRSSLKKHHLPSSTILDFKKVYLKRSVLAEPLQTRSSLMRTSSTASPSFPPMTKSEDASNNINSYEIEDRRIKFLFECPDLSELVTASEIADGKFIDHMIDDYEFFDEFTGVSAFQIILDAFNTFNCVDYKYCEVTDSIVLMFYNSCDNDGIAREEWRCHLPTPLCLQDFFDFVLEEHYDWIQKEERIYDEKMAVIAQSENIELIDPKAAKSCIENTDIEMELLMEGSLKYQAIAEIEESSPEFTESKITSKKTTASPSTTDMSRSAKKAKPTASTPRNIIPQTPSGPPRKPFSGYDLSDRRVEVFGKDVTYFSKDGTRVSSFYTLIIPINVESILLSVKPGKGQNEFWFHRALGENITPDIIDTCESFRITSKDRVLINIRKQTYSIPLPIATSSSVLEKGRKEMKSSDKLISTLQLFETRHYHNFFITWPNGLITESVYEENSPNLSHIKQYHVTKISNLQEDMRCISLNGEVIIFKTSGIIEVLRPDSSYIKITKCEKKLIQPEGFEDIPSETSSDKSKKGKGKEKLKPKSSKTSSKSSKNALQDEDKISDLKQPEYQLVIDEFECIETNGLRQKWIKEIPTDIEKLLIRTATEFNLREVFSKRMDGTNILLNKDGVQVVTFPDKTRIITTYVIEDEEIYPEWTDEEREYFDMYESDTQETDTKSKVSVSQKSSVSGMSYQSKKVIEEEEIKEYVRTDGYISVQITFNIEHANFATVAVNKLNGKISIDSPNGTCVVVDEHNNYDISLDESTSASFDGENLIIQQETCPDCQSNITCKVKIKSDDESSVTKVHQHWLTMKDSFSNKIVVNEEGNISRSRSESKDSLEVIEDEVVNGSKMAHSFNDKSEVSMIAHGKCNDMYSARSIKFFVLRRDLGCSELVHRRLLEEYKQLCRWLPWCSVNNYDTFGGNRSIVSILTPIHLTETEKWLMDSKLADKPAYLAYKDLKKDPGKGFYHWMRPFGRFEPKPMKPVNVLPPRLPRAYVLRTLEQQWKEQTRNKWRGAKELVSAILRYRRIMESDSETILNVPIIDPRAEDERDIDDIVQAIAHRTYEDLKQRLADDVKSRMNLDITTKPLPVPEELSVEGEGDEDAVDEQKARDEERESLIRDLEAADEMSPNLKAYWRRRAEELKEEEFYKNLLREGTVPPYFRNVLGGAIWWEMNNAAGEAVTKAERRKMKCQCNNMEEASAKTKTETSEPTFFPE